In the Brachyhypopomus gauderio isolate BG-103 chromosome 4, BGAUD_0.2, whole genome shotgun sequence genome, one interval contains:
- the cybrd1 gene encoding plasma membrane ascorbate-dependent reductase CYBRD1 isoform X1 encodes MSLKAIVVYRLPWTWKCSKLMMKMIHAGLNTLALVLAAVSLVAVFDFHNAADLPNMYSLHSWVGLAAVILYSLQIVLGVGVYLLPISPAYLRAALMPIHVYSGLFIFTCVIATALMGITEKLIFSLKDPKYKDSPPEAVFVNVLGVLIAVFGGLILWIATRPSWRRPSEEHLRRVQGRDPELESSKPAAAMSDRPDPEASKDARRRGKTEESGGAA; translated from the exons atgtctTTGAAGG CAATTGTAGTGTATAGACTTCCATGGACATGGAAGTGCAGCAAgctgatgatgaagatgattcATGCAGGCCTGAATACGCTGGCGTTGGTCCTGGCTGCAGTCTCTCTGGTGGCGGTGTTCGACTTCCATAACGCCGCAGACCTCCCCAACATGTACAGCCTGCACAGCTGGGTGGGATTAGCTGCCGTCATACTCTACTCGCTACAG atTGTGCTGGGAGTTGGCGTCTACCTCCTGCCTATCAGCCCGGCGTATCTGCGCGCTGCGCTCATGCCTATTCACGTTTACAGCGGCTTGTTCATCTTCACGTGCGTGATCGCCACTGCTCTGATGGGCATTACTGAGAAGCTCATCTTCTCCCT GAAAGACCCAAAGTACAAAGACTCCCCCCCAGAGGCAGTCTTTGTTAATGTCCTCGGGGTGTTGATAGCAGTGTTCGGTGGCCTCATCCTCTGGATCGCCACTCGGCCCTCCTGGAGGAGGCCCAGTGAGGAGCACCTGCGCAGGGTTCAGGGCAGAGACCCTGAGCTGGAGAGCTCCAAGCCCGCTGCAGCCATGTCTGACAGACCCGATCCGGAGGCCAGCAAAGATGCGCGGAGGAGAGGCAAGACGGAGGAGTCTGGAGGAGCGGCGTGA